The Streptomyces achromogenes genome window below encodes:
- a CDS encoding esterase/lipase family protein, whose protein sequence is MQRRKRRIAAVLSAAVTSLLLSLSVSAPTAHAATHDPIVFVHGISSSSSSWDDWVAYFKADGYTAAELDAWTYSWSQSNATTAAQLATEIKNLRARTGASKVDVVVHSMGALSSRYYLKNLGGTAFVDDFVSVAGTNHGTSVASLCSWLYRSCAEMVTGSSFVTALNSGDETPGSVNYATYWSNCDAAVDPDSSALLSGATNVGVGCISHDEMNNDHGVYAQVRAFVE, encoded by the coding sequence ATGCAGCGCCGCAAGCGTCGCATCGCCGCGGTCCTCTCGGCCGCGGTCACTTCGCTCCTTCTGTCACTGTCCGTCTCCGCCCCCACCGCCCACGCGGCGACCCATGATCCGATCGTCTTCGTGCACGGCATCAGCAGCTCGTCGAGCAGTTGGGACGACTGGGTCGCCTACTTCAAGGCCGACGGCTACACGGCCGCCGAGCTCGACGCGTGGACGTACAGCTGGTCCCAGTCGAACGCCACCACGGCCGCACAGCTGGCCACGGAGATCAAGAACCTGCGCGCGAGGACCGGCGCGAGCAAGGTCGACGTCGTCGTCCACTCCATGGGCGCGCTCAGCTCCCGCTACTACCTCAAGAACCTCGGCGGGACGGCCTTCGTGGACGACTTCGTCTCCGTCGCCGGCACCAACCACGGCACGTCGGTCGCCTCGCTGTGCAGCTGGCTGTACAGGTCCTGCGCCGAGATGGTCACCGGCAGCTCGTTCGTGACGGCCCTCAACTCCGGTGACGAGACGCCCGGCAGCGTGAACTACGCGACCTACTGGTCGAACTGCGACGCGGCCGTGGACCCGGACTCCTCCGCGCTGCTGAGCGGGGCCACCAACGTGGGCGTCGGCTGCATCTCGCACGACGAGATGAACAACGACCACGGCGTCTACGCACAGGTGCGCGCGTTCGTCGAGTGA
- a CDS encoding recombinase family protein has product MKTEARSGGRRRLVIYCRISDDREGRKYGVKRQERDCRKLAEDLNRRGTPAEIVAVLVENDTSAYSGKPRPQYTELIRMLREGEADGVLALTSRRLQRRFREAFEFLDLVEEKDLLVATVKGGTYDLTTADGRREARRKAVDDQHEAEETAERVRDAKGDNVREGTYRGGPRPFGYEADGTTPRGLDCPRCPSEAFTVVLWCMRCGAGDDVTPDRHCTRCESGDHFTAKAVCRACGADARVTDGSEAWHVDKAMDLILAGDSLRSVCRAWKAQGITSPARRRRLPDGTRTEPRGGEFSPTPLRRLLLRPRNAGLLEVAGEVVGKAAWPALVSEDKWRACKAILERPERRSTTSTARKWLGGGLYLCGWEDCGQAVQTQGRGAGLDAAYRCQAGGHVSRVAKYVDDYVQDMAIERLSRPDAAVLLLPPAPAQEPVEQLVAREEALRGKLAENQRDYDEDLKTRAQYLDSNARLRAKLRELEAEWERRSTVPVLRSVRLGSRQVAEDWEGYSLDRKRAIIDAIMTVTILPARRGRPDGFRPGDTYFDEESVRIEPKRPGQ; this is encoded by the coding sequence ATGAAGACAGAAGCCCGGTCGGGCGGGCGGCGGCGCCTGGTCATCTACTGCCGAATCAGCGACGACCGCGAGGGCCGCAAGTACGGCGTGAAGCGCCAGGAGCGCGACTGTCGCAAGCTCGCCGAGGACCTCAACCGACGGGGCACTCCCGCTGAGATCGTCGCGGTGCTCGTCGAGAACGACACCTCCGCCTACTCCGGCAAGCCGCGCCCGCAGTACACCGAGCTGATCCGGATGCTGCGCGAGGGCGAGGCCGATGGCGTGCTGGCGCTGACCTCGCGACGGCTGCAGCGCCGCTTCCGGGAGGCGTTCGAGTTCCTCGACCTGGTCGAGGAGAAGGACCTGCTCGTTGCCACGGTGAAGGGCGGCACGTACGACCTCACGACGGCGGACGGCCGGCGCGAGGCACGACGCAAAGCCGTCGACGACCAGCACGAAGCGGAAGAGACCGCCGAGCGCGTGCGCGACGCCAAGGGCGACAACGTCCGTGAGGGCACCTACCGCGGAGGACCGAGGCCGTTCGGCTACGAGGCGGACGGGACGACCCCCCGCGGACTGGACTGCCCGCGCTGCCCCTCCGAGGCCTTCACCGTCGTGCTGTGGTGCATGCGCTGCGGGGCGGGCGACGACGTCACCCCGGACCGGCACTGCACGCGGTGCGAGAGCGGCGACCACTTCACAGCGAAAGCCGTCTGCCGGGCGTGCGGAGCGGACGCCCGCGTCACCGATGGCTCCGAGGCCTGGCACGTCGACAAAGCGATGGACCTGATCCTGGCTGGCGACTCGCTGCGCAGCGTCTGCCGCGCCTGGAAGGCCCAGGGCATCACCTCCCCGGCGCGGCGCCGCCGCCTGCCGGACGGCACGCGTACAGAGCCGCGCGGCGGCGAGTTCTCGCCGACCCCCCTCCGCCGCCTGCTGCTCCGGCCGCGCAACGCAGGACTGCTCGAGGTCGCGGGTGAGGTCGTCGGCAAAGCTGCATGGCCGGCGCTCGTCTCCGAGGACAAGTGGCGTGCCTGCAAGGCGATCCTTGAGCGGCCCGAACGCCGCAGCACGACCAGCACGGCTCGCAAGTGGCTCGGCGGTGGCCTCTACCTGTGCGGCTGGGAGGACTGCGGGCAGGCCGTGCAGACACAGGGCCGCGGTGCCGGTCTGGACGCGGCGTACCGGTGCCAGGCAGGCGGGCACGTGTCGCGGGTGGCGAAGTACGTCGACGACTACGTTCAGGACATGGCCATCGAGCGTCTCAGCCGACCGGACGCCGCCGTGCTGCTGCTGCCGCCCGCGCCGGCGCAGGAACCGGTCGAGCAGCTGGTGGCACGGGAAGAGGCGCTGCGCGGCAAGCTCGCCGAGAACCAGCGGGACTACGACGAGGACCTGAAGACGCGCGCCCAGTACCTCGACAGCAACGCCCGGCTGCGCGCCAAGCTGCGCGAGCTCGAGGCGGAGTGGGAGCGTCGCAGCACGGTGCCCGTGCTCCGAAGCGTGCGGCTGGGCAGTCGGCAGGTCGCCGAGGACTGGGAGGGCTACAGCCTGGACCGCAAGCGCGCGATCATCGACGCGATCATGACGGTCACGATCCTCCCCGCCCGCCGGGGCCGGCCGGACGGCTTCCGCCCGGGCGACACGTACTTCGACGAGGAGTCGGTGCGCATCGAGCCCAAGCGCCCCGGCCAGTAA
- a CDS encoding helix-turn-helix transcriptional regulator, with protein sequence MPRTITSSVKRARLRQGMTQQDLAEKCAEAGAPVDESHLSRIERGIFRPRPRLRAVLAQVLEIDPDTFDESGPEAYRRPRSSA encoded by the coding sequence ATGCCCCGCACAATCACAAGTTCAGTGAAGCGGGCGCGCCTCCGTCAAGGCATGACTCAGCAGGATCTGGCTGAAAAATGCGCGGAGGCTGGCGCTCCAGTCGACGAATCGCACCTCAGCAGGATCGAACGAGGCATCTTCCGACCGCGGCCCCGACTGCGGGCGGTCCTTGCCCAGGTCCTTGAGATCGACCCCGACACCTTCGACGAGAGCGGACCTGAGGCGTACCGCCGTCCTCGGAGCTCGGCATGA